AGTTCTAAAAAAGAGCTTCTTGAAATGGCAGAAAGATATTGGAAAGAAACAAAAGGAAAAAATACAGCCCTTGTTTATTATTTAATTCAAAAAGAGATAGATAAAGAAAAGGCAGAAAAATTATTAGATAAATTTATAAAACTATATCAAGATGATGACAGATTTTTCATAGAACTGGCAAAAAATAAAGAAGATATAGAAGAACAGATAAAGATATTGGAAGAAGCAAAAATTATAAATCCGGATAATCCGGATATAAATCTAAATCTTGGTAAATTATATTTTAAAAAAGAAGATTATGAAAAAGCTTTTTACAATCTGAAAAATTATCTTGAAGTTTCAAAAGATAGCTCTGTAATACCTCTTTTAAAAGAAAGCATTGAAAAACTTGGATTTTCAGAACTTTCAAAAAATCTGACAGAAAAACTAAAAAATTTTTAAAAATCTCCGATAATAAAATCAAATTTTAATTCCAAAAAGGAGGTATGTGCTATGGCATTAAAAATTAATTACAACTACCAAACAGATTTTGGTTTGGTAAACTTGGCAAGAACTGAGCAAAGCATGAACACAGCAATGCAAAGACTTCAATCCGGTATGAGAATTAACACTGCAGCAGATGATGCAGCCGGATACTTCATTTCAGACCAATTAAAAACTTATTCAATTTCATTGGATCAAGGAACAAGAAATGCAAATGATGGTATCTCAATTGCTCAAATAGCACAAGGTGCTTTAAAAGAAGTATATAACATCTTAAACGACATTAAACAAAAAGCTATCCAAGCTTCCAATACTTCTGACGATACTTCAAGAGGTCAAATCCAGCAGGATATAAATAGCCTTGTTGATTCTATTGCTAAAATATTCAAGGATACAGAATTTAACGGGTTAAATATATTTTCAAGTTCTGGACAAAAAACATTTACAATTCATTATGGTGGAAGAACGGATCAGGAAATTGTATTAACAACTGCAACTGCCGGAGCAGCATCTAATACTATAACTGCAGCAGGTACAATTACTGTTGGAGGATCTGCTATTAATGCAAGCTTGGTTACAATAGGAACTACTGGATTTACAATAGACGTAACAACTCAAGCACAGGCAAATGCTACAGTTTCTACTGTTGATGCTTTAATTAAAGCAGTAGATGATATGGCAGCCCAATTTGGTTCTTACCAAATTGAACTTCAAAAGATAATAAATAATAACGATTCACAAAGAATTAATACAAATGCAGCTTATGACAGAGTCAGAAATGCTAATATGGCTGAAGAAATGTCTAACTTTACTAAATATCAAATACTTATGCAGTCCGGTATTGCTATGCTTGCTCAGGCTAACCAATCTAATCAACTTGTTTTACAATTACTTAGATAATATAATTATGTATACCGGTAGGTTTTTCCCCTACCGGTAATTTTAAAACAAATGGAGTATAAGCCATGGAAATAAAGGCTATAACAAATCTAACAGATACTAACCTTGTCCAAGGTAGCAATAACTCAAAAGAAAACTTAAAACTCCAGCAACCTCAAGCTCAAATAGATAATAATCAAGAACAATTAAATCAAAAAGAAGAAATAAAAAATCTTGATGAAAAACAATTAAAAGAATTAATGGATAATTTAAAACAAAAATTTGAGTATTACTCAAAATATCTAAAAATAGAAATTGATAAAGATTTACATCAGCCAATTGTAAAAATAATAGACCAAAAAACAAATGAAGTAATAAAACAGATACCACCGGAAGAAATATTAAAAATAATGAAAAAAATAGAAGAAATGATTGGTGTTTTATTTAAAAAAGAAATCTAAAATAAATGAGGTAATATATCATGGCTGGAGAAATAACTGTTGGAAATTTGGTAGGAAATATAGATATAAATCAGATACTTCAGATGATGCAAACGATAAAAAGTCAGCAAATTTTGTATTATCAATCCCAACAATCAGATATAAGTAATAAAAAATCTGCTATAAATCAGCTTGGTTCTCTTGTAAATGATTTTAAAAATGCTTTTAATACCTTAACAGACTCTACGATATTTAACAATAAAAATGTTTCTGTTTCAAATCAGAATGTTGTATCTGCAGTGGTAACAGATACTACTAAATTAAATCTTACAAATATAGATTTAACAGTAAATCAGCTTGCTAAAAATGCTGTTTGGCTGAGTAATAGCGGAGTATCAGATGCAAATGCTCCTATCACTACTCTTGGAAATGGAACCCTTACAATCAATTATGCGAATGGTACCAAAAGTATAAATATAAATTATGATAACACAAAATCTCTAAACGATATAGCAAATGCTATAACTTCTGCATCAAACGGAGAAATTATAGGTTCTATTGTTTATGATGGCTCAAAATATAGATTAATGGTAACAAGTAAAGATACCGGAGCAAATAATGATATAACCGGTATGGTAGATTCTTTATCTGATTCTTCTTCCTT
Above is a genomic segment from Venenivibrio stagnispumantis containing:
- a CDS encoding flagellin, with the translated sequence MALKINYNYQTDFGLVNLARTEQSMNTAMQRLQSGMRINTAADDAAGYFISDQLKTYSISLDQGTRNANDGISIAQIAQGALKEVYNILNDIKQKAIQASNTSDDTSRGQIQQDINSLVDSIAKIFKDTEFNGLNIFSSSGQKTFTIHYGGRTDQEIVLTTATAGAASNTITAAGTITVGGSAINASLVTIGTTGFTIDVTTQAQANATVSTVDALIKAVDDMAAQFGSYQIELQKIINNNDSQRINTNAAYDRVRNANMAEEMSNFTKYQILMQSGIAMLAQANQSNQLVLQLLR
- a CDS encoding flagellar protein FlaG; this translates as MEIKAITNLTDTNLVQGSNNSKENLKLQQPQAQIDNNQEQLNQKEEIKNLDEKQLKELMDNLKQKFEYYSKYLKIEIDKDLHQPIVKIIDQKTNEVIKQIPPEEILKIMKKIEEMIGVLFKKEI